Part of the Spinacia oleracea cultivar Varoflay chromosome 5, BTI_SOV_V1, whole genome shotgun sequence genome, TGGCAACTATCTTGTCTCCCGAGGTACTATTTTCAGCCGAAGGACGAATTgctttttttattactttttttgGTACCTGATTTGAAGCTGTTTTCCTGTAAAGATTGTTGAGAGAGAGTCTGAGGCTGGTGGCACACTAGGTGAACTTGATTCTTATGAAATTGAAGGTGGAGAGACGAAGTCAGAGATACTTCAAAATCTTGCGGAGTTCCAATTTTCTTGCGTAAGCACTCTCATAGATGGAACTCACTTGCCATACCTTGATAATTTGAATCTGATTTTGAGAGAGCACATATAGGAGTTTATTTGTTAAATTTGGTCCGTAATTTTTGAGATGAAGAGTTTGTATGTATAATGTCCAATAAAATATGTATACTGTCTATGCACCTTTTTTGTCTGGAGTGATTAAGAAATACCCTCACATCCCCCGATATTTCCTTGACCCGTTTTTGAACTCTGATTGGTAATTTGGTATCTTATTGACTATTGATTTTGGTCTATTAATTTTCTCAGGTATTGTACAATGCTGTATTGGAAAATGCCTGTAGTGAGCAAGGTGCTAGGATGTCTGCCATGGACAGCTCAAGCAGAAATGCTGGAGAAGTGCTTGATCGTCTCACACTTACTTATAACAGGTTCAGTTTCTCTCATTGCATAAAAATTCCGAGTGCTGTTTGTGGACTTGGGAAATTGAAAAGCAAACTTTTATATAGTTATGTTGCTGGTTTTGGTCAAATAGTAAAAATACCTCACAAGATAATGGAACTAAACTTACCAGTAGGATATTTCATTGATTTTCCCATTTCATGTGGTTGATCTTTGGTTGTGATGGTGTTACAGGACCCGTCAAGCATCTATCACCACCGAACTTATTGAAATTATTTCTGGAGCATCTGCTTTGGAGGGCTAGATGAGAAGAAAATTTCTGTATTTTTACCTTTGACGTTGACGAAATAAGATTGTAGTTGGAATATGTTTCATCCTTTTTTGCTGCCCCTTGGGAAGGAGTCCTGGGTATCGATATAATAATATCCCCAACAAATATTTTTTGGGAACATCAGAAAGCTTTTTCTTCTTTCTGAGGggtcttttttaattttttggattttggaaaatTCTTATATTGTGGTTGAGGGTTTGTGCAAAACAACCAATGTTCTTGTACCGGCACATACTTCTGATGCGCTTGCTTTGTAATTTCCCTTCCATCCTTGGCAAATATACTGTATCAGACTTGTTTCTATTGGTATCTAAAAGGGCacatttttgttgtttttgcaTTCAACTGAATTTTGCAACTTTGCTCTGGGCCTGTATGCATGCCATTTGACACACTCGACTGGTTAATTCTGGGTAGTGGAATAATCCTGAAAGGGACACTTAAATCTCTGAACTGTCCTTTCCATTACACTTTCCCCTCCTCTCTTGTTATCTTTATACTGGGTTTGAGACGAATATTAAGCCGGAGTTTGTGATTCTTTCTGCCATTTCAACTCAAATGCATGTTTGCTTGAAACAGTCACTGTGATGGCAGGCACTGGGCAGATGTATTACCTTCTCTATTCTAATCTGCAGGTCTTTTCCCCTTTCAAGCACTTCCGTTTGGTtgggtgtaaaacattttcagtgTAAAACGATTTTTATAGAAAACAATTTACATTGGAAAACACAATTCTAAAATTAGTTTTTCGTTGTTTGGTTCCATGTAAGAAAAATGTTGAAACGAAAGGAAAATGAAAGGGAAAGTAAGCAGGTAGTGAAAGTGGTGTACAAGAGAGATAAGGAAGGAAAACAGCTTTCCCTTCATTTTGAAGGGAAAATGATTTCCACCATTAGAAGAACAATTTTACACCTAGGGAAAATAGTTTTACACTCCTTTGTAAACCAAACAACCTCAATTTTGGTGACCGATAGGTCTCTTTGTTGAAGATCAAACTTAGCACTTGAGCCTATATATACTACAAAATAAATGGAGAGTAGAAGAGCATGGCTAAGGTTCAATCCGTGGACTAGGGACTGTGGTGTatatagagcatggtgcaccaaagaacatatgtgcataagcaaaagaacatgacactacggcaAAAAAACAtatgagcatggtgcaccaagcAATAACACAGTACTTGATTTTCAAAAGCTAAACACTTGATTCCTAAAAGCCGttttaaaaacaaacacaattaCGTACATAGTAGTATCAGAAGTGCCCTATTTATCCCGACCATGCCAAAGAATCGAGGGGTCTGATTGATGTAAGGAATAATTTATCAGAAGTATAAAGCGAGAATTAGAAAATACTACTACTTTTGTGAAGTCTCTTAGTTACAGGCTTACAGCAATGTATAGCACCATAAAATGGttcatatgaatatatgatgttACAATCTACTCCACTACCTGGTGTAAAAGCTAGTTAACCCTACATCAGCCCATCCCTGCAGCATGGTTTTGCTTTTCTCGAAATGGAACCGTAATTTTTCAGTCACAACATTCCTTCAGATATACCAATTTTCTCCAAGTGAATACCATGCACAACACCCTAGTTACCCAAATGACTCGAAGGGTTTTCCTCTATCTGGAAATATGATGCTGGCCGGGATACTTTCTCAAGTTTAAGTTGGAATACTTCAGAAAATTCCTGAATCAGTGATTTATGGGCCATTTTGATGAGTAGAGAATCATCAGCACCGAGGTGATCCATGGTTGAACAATGGCGGGATGCTTGGAGTTCTCCAAGTAGTTGCTTAATGCTTCCAACTTTACGGTCTCGTATTCCACAAGGTACAATCTGTAGAAAGGGTGTCATGTCTATAGAAACATTCAGAGCTAGTCCATGGTATGCAATCCATTGAGATACACGTATCCCAATTGCTGCCAGCTTCTGGTTTCCTGCATTAGACGTGAACAAATAAAACTTGAGAGAAGATGAATAATGCTAACATATATGACATCTAACTTAATAATACTACTTGTCCGTATTTTTGAAGGGGCTTTTCACAAAATTCCCTGCTGAACACTGTAAAACAGCATCATGTTATGAATGTACTTGAAGGTAACTAGGAATAATTAGACCATGTCAGTTCTTCACCCATGGCACCTATATTTCGGAGCTAATTAGATGGAAATTCTATAGAAATCGTCATGTAAATGTAAAGCTATGCTTTTAATAGATGATtgaaaaagttttgaaaaagacCAGACTAGAATGATGAACAATCATTATGCATCTTAAAAGTCTAATGAGCAGCATCTCGTTTGGTCATAACATATATTGCTCATAGATGATGGGTGCACCCTATTGATAAATGACCTGGACAATAAGGTGATTACGTAATAATGATACATACCAACCCAAACACCAGTGAAGCCCTTGAGTCGAGACGCCTCAATGGAAAAAGTTGAGAAAAGAACACGAATCACCACCTCCTCAAGAGCCCTTAGGTACCAATGAAGATCCATGTTGTGATTTCGAAGATTGATAATAGGGTACATAACCAGCTACAGTTAAAGGAATTAGACATAAGAGACGAAGAtgatttcaattcaaatattaattacaaaagaaaaaagacaaTACCAGATACGTATATAATGTCGAACTTCAATATCAATATGTTTGACCTTTCATGTTGAAAGTTTGAAACCAAATACACATGCAGAAATGTGCACAACTCTGCATATTCTTAAGTCTGATGTCTATTACTTCCGGACTTTCAACAGAAAGAATATATTGCAGTCTCATTTCCTCTACATCTACACATTATAATCCATGTTGCGATCTTAACAGAGTCGTTATAGTCCAAAAGTGAAATCTAGGTAATGTGGTTCAAATAAGTAGAAGATGAATGCAAGATGCATAACCATTGTCAGAAATGATAACTATAAAGCACATCGCACAAAATGCACATATTCAGTAGTCAAAGAAACTTCAAACTGTGCAAGAAAAAGTTAAAGAAAAAAACACGGAGTAAAAAAGAGAAAATGCACCTGTCCAGGTCCATGGTAGGTAACTTCACCACCACGTTCAGTTCTAATAACTTCATAAGGGGGATCTTCCATATTAAAATTCAAGAAGTCCACAGAGCTACCAGTGCCTAGAGTATAAACGGGAGGGTGTTGCAGCATAATTAGAGTATCAGGGCACTCTTCATTTCTCTCAATCAAAGATTTCTTTTCTTTAACAATGGCCTTCTGCAAAGCCCACGCCTCACCATAAGGTACCAGCACATTGTGTAGGTCAATATATTCACACCTGTTGGAT contains:
- the LOC110795642 gene encoding octanoyltransferase LIP2p, chloroplastic isoform X3, which translates into the protein MLVIYTHPTESRLEKTACQHAPRGKVLPLSNRCEYIDLHNVLVPYGEAWALQKAIVKEKKSLIERNEECPDTLIMLQHPPVYTLGTGSSVDFLNFNMEDPPYEVIRTERGGEVTYHGPGQLVMYPIINLRNHNMDLHWYLRALEEVVIRVLFSTFSIEASRLKGFTGVWVGNQKLAAIGIRVSQWIAYHGLALNVSIDMTPFLQIVPCGIRDRKVGSIKQLLGELQASRHCSTMDHLGADDSLLIKMAHKSLIQEFSEVFQLKLEKVSRPASYFQIEENPSSHLGN
- the LOC110795642 gene encoding octanoyltransferase LIP2p, chloroplastic isoform X2, which produces MATATLDSVIMYPIHYQRQYNQDSYACHLYTPNRISFRKNCLSTCSTWKRCEYIDLHNVLVPYGEAWALQKAIVKEKKSLIERNEECPDTLIMLQHPPVYTLGTGSSVDFLNFNMEDPPYEVIRTERGGEVTYHGPGQLVMYPIINLRNHNMDLHWYLRALEEVVIRVLFSTFSIEASRLKGFTGVWVGNQKLAAIGIRVSQWIAYHGLALNVSIDMTPFLQIVPCGIRDRKVGSIKQLLGELQASRHCSTMDHLGADDSLLIKMAHKSLIQEFSEVFQLKLEKVSRPASYFQIEENPSSHLGN
- the LOC110795642 gene encoding octanoyltransferase LIP2p, chloroplastic isoform X1, whose amino-acid sequence is MIAGTRPVSVVDGATSKCTAMATATLDSVIMYPIHYQRQYNQDSYACHLYTPNRISFRKNCLSTCSTWKRCEYIDLHNVLVPYGEAWALQKAIVKEKKSLIERNEECPDTLIMLQHPPVYTLGTGSSVDFLNFNMEDPPYEVIRTERGGEVTYHGPGQLVMYPIINLRNHNMDLHWYLRALEEVVIRVLFSTFSIEASRLKGFTGVWVGNQKLAAIGIRVSQWIAYHGLALNVSIDMTPFLQIVPCGIRDRKVGSIKQLLGELQASRHCSTMDHLGADDSLLIKMAHKSLIQEFSEVFQLKLEKVSRPASYFQIEENPSSHLGN